A window of the bacterium genome harbors these coding sequences:
- the tadA gene encoding tRNA adenosine(34) deaminase TadA: MVDEEYMAMALEEARLAAAENEVPVGAVLVFEDRIIARNHNRMVQQKDPLAHAELLTMQAALKTHPVKWLLNTSLYVTLEPCVMCAGALVLARVKRLVIATPDPKAGACGSILDVVRWPQLNHRVEVSTGLLQNEASTLLKEFFQKLRLNNEKGLT; encoded by the coding sequence ATGGTGGATGAAGAATACATGGCGATGGCGCTGGAAGAAGCGCGCCTGGCTGCTGCAGAAAACGAAGTTCCGGTCGGTGCTGTTCTGGTGTTTGAAGATCGCATCATCGCCAGAAATCACAACAGGATGGTTCAGCAGAAGGATCCACTCGCGCATGCCGAACTCCTTACGATGCAAGCAGCTCTCAAAACTCATCCCGTAAAATGGTTGCTGAATACATCCCTCTACGTCACACTGGAGCCGTGCGTGATGTGCGCTGGAGCTTTGGTATTGGCGCGTGTCAAACGACTTGTCATTGCTACACCGGATCCAAAAGCAGGAGCGTGCGGCAGTATTCTGGATGTAGTTCGTTGGCCTCAACTAAACCATAGAGTGGAAGTGAGCACGGGGCTTCTGCAAAACGAAGCTTCGACACTTCTAAAAGAATTTTTTCAAAAACTCCGATTGAACAACGAAAAAGGGTTAACATAA